A segment of the Necator americanus strain Aroian chromosome IV, whole genome shotgun sequence genome:
AGCTATAACTAGCTTTGATCTAGGTGGGTTTAATAAGTATGTAAGTGCGACACATTGTCGATTTACATTAAGTCACATCGAACTGAATCAATGGAGAACCTCAATAACGATTTTTAGAGCTGTTCTGTCCATCACGTGGCCGAATGCTACTTTCTGACTGGTCAGGACCAAACACGCTGAAAGGGCCAACGAAACTAAACACCCTGTCACACTATGGGATTTCGAATCAATCTCGCATTGCTATGGTTCCTTCTGAGAAGGGTTCTGCTAACTACAGAAGTATTGTTCTGACTCCTTCAGAGACTTTGTATCGGCAGTTTTATTTGACCTCTCAGATTCTCTCGCTGATTCGGGCAAGTCCTCATGGTCATCACTCGATCGTTCTTCTCCTGTTTATCCACCCGGCCGATTCTGTCATTTATCAAGCCCATCACGAACTTTGacaatggaaaagaagaagaaaatagatgaGAGCATCCCGAAATCCATACCTGAAGTGTACCTTACACGGCTTCTCACAAGGTGAGAACTGGTTGTTTCAAAGTAAAAACACATTGTTAAACGAGGAAAATTACAATTTCAGCAAGGGAACAGTGCAAAAATACATCGAAGACTTCCTCGAGTCCGTGCTATTCCTAGAATCATCGACCTACCCACCTATTCTTAAAAGAGTCTTTGATTTACTGGAAGAGGAAGCAGCTCGCAATGGGGTAAAACATTCATTCTTGCGAAATCCCAATTAAAAaggaatttcttgtttttctagaTGACCGACCACCAGCTTACGCAGCAGTGGAAGTCGAACTTGTACATTCTGCGAGTGTGGGTCCATCTGATCAAGAATCCAAAGATTCTTTTGGATGTTTCAGAATCGATAAGTCAGGATGGAAATTTGTCGGTGGTCGCTCAGACTTTGGTGAGAATTAGAATTCGAAAACAAGACATCGTATTACGGTCTGTCAGTAACTATACTAACTAAGTATATCGTTTAGATGGATTGTTTCTCCTTTTCGGAACAAGCGCTTGGGGCTCATTCACCCAGTTCGAGGTTGCTTTTTGCTAAGGTCAGTTTGCGCTTCACATGTTGTGTAGTGGTGCGAAGAAATATTAgcttctttcttttgcacAAATAATAGTGCGATTGGGCTTATGCCCTAGAGTGGTAGTGTTTCAATGGTAGTAACGTTAATTAATAAGATAAGGATAATAGACTGTTCACTAGGAGCCACAAAAACGGGATTGCCTACAGTGGGCGGTCGTCTCTAAGAAACCAGAAATATCTTTATAATACCAAAAAGGTGTGCACAAGGGATAAATTATACTCAATTGGGCATCCTGATTGAAACATCAGGACATTCGGGACACGGATGCAACGTAAGCCGATTTTCCAGGAAGTCGCACGTCTTCGCCCCCTTTCAAGCGACCTATTTCGAAGGATTCGAAGGCAGCCACCGGTCTGTGAAGAGACCTTCATTGAGAGCCTGAATGATGTAGCGAACGTGAGCTCCATATCCTTTCAAAATCCACCGCGATCCCCTGACATCTATTCCTTCCAGGATCTGCGCGATTGCACCCGTTCCACGGTTGCCTTGTCTGAATTGCTCACGTGGGTTCGAGGGAACGGTGTCCGGTTAATCGAAGTACGTTATTTACAACATTCATTTCTGTGCTACATAAGAAATTTGGTTCAGGTGCTCTCCGCGGATGACGTTTGTGCCTCGCAACGTTTGCCGTCAAGGTTATCTCAGGTTATCAACTTGTCACTTGATCCAGCAGATCACATATATTCCACTATTCTTGACGAAGCCTGAATATCCAAACACCggttattttgaaatttcgacAATTACATCATATCATTGCATACGGGTCAGGGTTGCGAGTGATCccttggaaattttccagagaattATAGGCTGTTTAAACATTAGACACGAACATTTCCACTCTTCTTacgttaattttaattttttctcgaagtgaTTTTACCCACGAGTCCCAGTCGCTAGTTCCTTTTCTGCAAACTCAGCGGCCAACAGCCTCATTCTAGTCTTTCACTTGCCTGCCGAGATGTTCCTCTCTTcatttgtaaaatttgttCATGCtttaaatatcaaataaaaattatatctGCATTTCCTCGATTATATGCACCTGACAAGTTCTCTGATAAGTTCAATAAAATTCCACTTAAAAATCGAACGATTTACTCGTTAACAGtcctgaaatccatgagaGTATTAAACGTGTGCAATGATAGATGTAGGTTACTTTGATTTTCCAAGCAATAAAGAAGTTCACCACCCGAAATAAAAGTCTATGATAATCTTAGTCCTCTGCTGAGAAAACTGTTACAAGACTTAACTTTACAATACCAAGATTTTAAGAGAGCGATGTATTCGAGTACATATTTTCCTTAAACCTAAAGCAagctcacaaaaaaagaaagtatagTAGGCTCTAAACCTGGGATCGACGTGGGATATTATGGCGAACTACAACGATAGATGGTGGTAGTAAGGATCCACAtgaatcctaaccgctacgctccaccgcgccgcttcgagctcaGGCGCTTGCCCAACTATCATAGAAACTACGTTTTGACGCTATTATAGAAAGACAGCCTCTTTTCTGAAGGTGTCTTATTATCTATTTGAGTGACTGAAGTACTTAGAAACGGAGTATCCGTAAATCGAGAATTAGTTACTTTTGAATAGTTCGAAGTGTTGAGCAACTCAGTTGACCGGAtaacagaaacgaaaaattcagTTAGCAATTTGAAAAGAGCAGCATTATTGTCAATGACAAATAGAGCTGCActagggttaaaacgacatgaaacactacgcagttgcgtacgcggcttttctcgcggcgcttcggtggagcgtagcggctaggaaagtggtgaaatccttgctgcaccactcatcgctgcggtTTGCGACAGTCCCTGATCGGTTTCAACTACTGCCTCCAccacgccgtttcgagcgcgtacgcaaatgcaacTACACTTTTGatccatgtcgttttaacccgactatagccCCGGCTTCCCtcaaatgatttcaaaatatataaaaaatcacaaatgtaGAACATGTTTTGGCGTCTTCGGAGGGATAAATAGACAGTAGAAACTTTTTGTAACGTTTCAAAGTACGTACAATCTGCTTTATTCGCCgatgaaagatgaagaaacaaTTTTCGTGTGAATAAAGCAATTAGATACACGTGCAGTCATTTATGCAACAgcaaaatctacaaaaaaaaataacaacggAAAACGAGATAGACGCatagaaaacaagaaagaatggCAGCAGTGTGACAGTGCAGAATATTCAGAACGACAGCGAAATGGCAACAGAAAACGGCAGCATCAAAAGTAATTCACAGCTAGATACACAAAGAGTTTGCAGAAAATCCATACACAACCGCATTCATCGCATAGCTCGAGCCACGACCGACTGCGTGTTAACAGGCATTGACCGTGGAAAAACAGTGATTACATGGTGGTCAACAGATAAAAACAACAAGCTTGGAGATACTGCACAATCTCTCGCGGAGCGAGTCTCtttttttaggagaaattTGTGCTTGAGCTACGTTTTATACCCATACTGATACTCAAGAAATTGTCGTTCTTCATCGGTCTCCAACTGGTGACCAATCTCCATTTCCTAAATCAAAAggcttttttctcctcattacTCAGTTCCAATTTTCAAAGCCTAACCACTTGATCTTGGATGTGGTAGCATTTCACAGCTCATTGGTAAAcaatactttttcaaaaagaactgaaaagaagTGGTTTAACACTCCCATTCTAGAGGGTGTCTCGTACGATTCGAATATTATCATTTACTGTTAAGGAGATCAGGAAACGCAGCTATCAAGCGGATGAGAATTACTCATACTTAACTAATGTGGTGCCATTTGATcgatttcttgttttcgttCAATTTCGACTTTAGTAAAATCTAAAAGAATCGCTTTAAGATAATTTACATAATACTAGCATTACTACCACGTCAACTTATTATTTCccattattctattctatgttCACTTCCATAATTTCGTCCTCGCCCTCCTCCTTTGGAGAAGTTCATCTGCCAGATGTTCACCTACGGGGTGTTGGTCATAACTATGATGTGTGTTTTGTACATTAACGTTATTTTGTTAGGAATCCATCTACCATTATGTAACTTGGGGAACTGCGCAAAAATGTGCTTCCTAAAGTAATGTCATAATCACGAACAGCTTCCTTGAAAACCATTTCGACGGAATCTCAAAGTGAAGgttcaattttctttcgtaAATGTGGAGTAGCGAGATTATTAGACAAGTAAAAGATGATGGTATTGCTGCCCACACAatcgaagaacaaaaacaatggatTTAAAAATGGAACGGGGACGATTTCCAGCGGCAAAATGAGCTCTTCatatagtcgggccaaaacgacatgagatATGGACAgctacgtaagcggctgcgctcgaaccggGGGTggggtggagcgtagcggttgggatcgtgtaaggatcctcgctaccgcaacccatctctgcaattcgccatgctcccacctcgattcttccgatttttttgtctctaccgcgccgcttcgagcgcagccacttacgcaattgtacgtgcttcatgtcgttttgagcagACTACACTTGAACTATAAATTTCTAGGTGATACTTCAAGAAAATAACATCTAGAAATTACGAGTAAGAAAACCTATATATTCAGCATCATCTTGATCTCAAAGAGAAAGTtcaagaaatgtgaaaaaaccGAACCTTCCTACGAACGGCGTAGTTCcctcctcttctttcttcgcAGCAACACGTGACAAGTATAGAAAGGAGAGCGATTGCTACAGCACAGAGGACAGCAATGAACCAAGCGGCGTTCCGCAGTGATTCTGAAaatcagtaataataataataatataatataatataatatcataAAATATAGTGCGATGTAATGTAATGCATATTCTCCTGAATCTAGAATATATTGGAAAAGTGTGATGCTCTTCTGATTGAAGTAGAGGAAAACAGGAGTATGTGTCGAAAGAGAAATAACATGCGATGCATTGCTTGCACACGCTTATTAAATAAATTCTGCCTTGATTATACATTGGAGAAATGTGGAATAATTCCTAAATTGCTACCTTGATTTAGATGAGAGACGCTCTCACTGCTCATCGTGGTCACAAACTTCGGTTGACTATAGGACATACGATTTCCGTCCTTCGAAACACCAGTCAGCTGGTACTTTGAACCCTCACGTAGACCGGTTATAGTTAGCCGTTCATGAGGAAGGTAGATCATAGGTGATTCGAAATATTCCGTGGAATCTACAAGTACAATTGTCTTGCTGCTTCATGGGCGTTGAATATCTCTTTTCAACTTTGTAACAAACCTGCTAATGAGTAGTTCACAAAGAATGCAGATCCAGGCATTCGCCAAACATTGTGATTTGATGGTTTCCATTCCACTTCCACCCGATCCAGCAAAACGTTCTTGACTTCGAAGACAGGGGGATCAGGATCTGCAGCAAAAATAATTAAGcttttggaaaatattgaaaataatagTGAGGAAAAactctccacaaaaaaaaaaaactgaattagTACTTTATCATATCTCTTATCATATCATTAAAAAATGTCGAAACAAGGACGTTTAAGAGTACGATCTAAGGTGATGAAGACCAAACTATCCTTCTGGTTCCGACAGTAGATGGTAACGTTGGAGATTTGTTAGAAACGGCCTTTTAGGCAAGAGACCAACTTTCAATAGTCCATAAATTTCCCACAAAGCGGTTATGGGATTATAGACTTGCGATATTCTCTTCAAACTGTCAACTCTGGATGGAGGGCCGACTTTGGAGAATAATATTTGATTACCTAACCATACAGTTCAAACGATAGGTGCAATTCAGTCAAAAGTCACAAGGTATGGTGGATGGATAATCGGATGAATAACGGTTGCATTACAATTatcttttcaaacaaatgGTCACACATGTCAACCTGCAAGAAGCCTGAACTTTCTACTCATGAGCAAAAATAAAGACTACCATGAGTGAAACCCTGTAATTTTTGGTCTCTTGGAAATATTGCAGGATGTTGACGGTGattattgtaattatttgCATTTATGTAGGAAATCTCCAAGAAGTGGATGTAAAATAAtcctaaaaagaacaaatacaaGCTGTATCTTCTAGTATCCACAAATGAGAGTCAAACATTTATGAATGGGATATGAGAAAAGCAATGCACATGCATGATCCACTCCTCTAAATCAAATAACTCACTTCTAGTCGGCCAGGTTCTTACAGGTCTCACAGTCCTCGCTCCTTCGCCAGCGCTCGTCTCACCCCATACAGACACTTTGTAAACGGAATCTGGTTCGCATTTCTCGTGCAAGTAGGCCATCTGACGATGCAACACGTAGGTCTCCTCGGTTTCGTCTAAAGAAGCGATTGTCTGAGATCTTCAAATGGTAATGGAAGTAAGTACTTTTTTCGCTCTCAAAGGAGAGAAAATAGCCTCGCAGCTGTCCATTCGGATGCTTTGGCGGCTCCCATAACGTGAGAATTGCATGGGCTCCCACGGCGAATACCCGCATATTGTGAACCTTAGAAGGCActgaaaatacaagaaaaatgagCAGGACATATAttcaaaatcatcaaaatatATAAACATGAGGAATTATTATTGTAAAAGGATCTACTACTAAAATAATTAGGCTTGAAACTGAACCATACATAACTGAAGTGCTTGAAAAAAGGCTTTATGAGCTGGAATCTGTAAATTAGGGACCATTACCTGAAACTAATACTCCAAGTACTCTAAGTACTTactctaagtaagtaagtaagtaagtaagtaagtaagatGATGATAATGATGATGATAAATTGATGACTAATGATTAACCCAAAGTACTAGAGTGGCGACTAAAAATTCAGTAGTAATAGAACTGCTggaaattcaataaaaatcgAAGGCAACATCTATAGGGGTCAATGACTTCAAACTCCCAAAACCTCCTTTCAGTGTTATTAAAGAGGCTTGCCAAGGGAAGAATCCACTAAATATGACCCATCCACGAATTTGCAAAACTCGGCAAACCTAACTCACATCCTTCAGGAGTTGTAAGATGGATAGCTGGACTCGGTTCGCTAGCGTGCCTTCGATTTTTCGTTCGAATCACCGCCGTATAGTTCGAGTTGGCGGAGAGAGTAGTGATTAACTAAAACTAGCACAATTACCCTTAACATTCTCGTAAACTTGTCGTATGTCACCTTTTTGGACTGCGTCGAAGGAATCAACAAGCGGTATTTACGAGCAGGGAGAGTATCACGCCAAAATTCGATCTGAAAGTACCATTCTTGAGAAAATTGCCCTGAAGAAACATCGACAACGTACTTCGTAGCCTCGGAAGTGGCCTCTCACACTGGATTCAGGTACGGGTTCCCACCCAAAGATTACAGACGAAAAATTCACcaccttttcaattttgaagttGCTAGGAGGAAATTCGGGCACTGAAAAGATTGAATTTCAATGTAAAGAAACAACAGATAGCAAAATTCTACCATCTTCTCCTGAAAATCCTTTTATCGTCTCAGGCTCCAGAATACTAGGACCAATAGCATTAACAGCGCGAACTTGTACAAGAAATTCGCGGAAGGTTGGCTGTTCGCGAATGATTGTATGATTCTAGGATTCAATTTTGTCATTATCTACCATAGAGAACAACGGATGTGTTAAAACTAACTGCCATAGAGTCTTCCACAAGGAATTCCGTCCAGGCAGAATGAGGCTCATTCAACTTGTACCTGACATTAGACCGATTTCAGAAAAGTATGTATCAGAAGAACAGATACTGTCGTCATACCTCACAAGATACTGCAAATTAGGTGCATTCCAGTAATATTTGTCCATAGGGGTCCAATAAACAACCAAATTATCCGCCTCGGTGCCATCAGCTCTAACATTTGATGGGTTTGAATAGGGGAACGACGGCCTCGTTTGGCATGAAACCGTCTGCATCAAATCTATAAAGGAACACTTACGCTCTTATTCTGCAACTGTTTAGTTTGACCATTAATGCTCGTGCAGCGCAGCGATTTGAATGCGGAGTGTTTACCTCAGTTGAATAAATTTGATGCGTACCATAACTTTTCATGAAACACTACAATTCCACATGAGTTTTCATCTAAAATTGTGCATTCTTTTGTTATTTCCACCGTAAGATTTTTAAAGGTCGGAGGAACACCGATAGATGTCGAACGCAGGTGACTAGCAGACTTAGGTAGTCACTAGAACGCCCAAAATTCGTACCTTCGTCGTCTAGAGCGGCATTCAGGTCCGAACGTCCGTGAGCGTTTTCGGCGATAACACGGAACGTGTAGTTTACCTGAAAGAATAACatatagaaataaagaataacaTAGTATCATGACGATGCAGCATCTTACCCAAGGAGTTAGAGTGACGTCAGCCTCAAAAAACTCCTTTTCAATATTCAACTCGTCGACAACGCGCTCCCAGACGttctaaattaaaaatattgtaaGCAGTAATGCAGCACCCAATCACCTTAATTCAGCTGAACCTTTCGGAAATCAGTATGCATTTCAACGGTGTACTTTTTGATGTGATCACCATGCTCATCAGCAGCTCTCCATTTTATTACCGCCTTTCTTTCGGAACATATTACTGGCTCCACTATTGGGTGAGCAGGAACATCTGAATTCATATTCGGGTCAGCCCAGTTATTTGCTCACAAGAGTTCTTGAGTTAAAACCTACCTTTCACAATAAGCTTCATCGACGCCAACTTGACGTCAACGTCGGTAATTGCAGCACAGTCAACTGTACCCGAATGTCTACCTCTAACGGAATTTATGCGAAGTCGATCCGAGAGCACGCTAAATATAAGGAAGAAATACTCTTTTGCTAATATATCAACtccaaatgtgttcaaccgagtTATATCAATGCTCATTCAATtgatccaagaaagaaagtgtGTAAAGTAGAGAGGCGCGTGTGTTGTGGCGACGCGTCGCGTCCACCTGGTCGAACACCCTCCGTCCCGGGCGTGCGCTAGGTTTGAGATTGAACATCTATACTTACTGAAATACGCTGCTCTCGTTTATTAGCCTGCCGTTGATCGTCCACTTGTAATGAATTTCCAATCGCGGATCTGCTACAGCTTCACAATGAAGCTCTGCTGAACTCCCAGCTTCTAGAACCAACTTCTGTGGTGAAGGAATTTTAACGAAGTATGTCGGTTCTGGAAAAGGGGCGGAATGAGAAAAAGACGTAATGggtataaaaaagaaacacttacTAAACACTTGAAGTCTGTTCGTTGCTCGCCCAATTCCATACTTGTTTGACACATTACAATAGTATAGACCTTCATCAGCACTGCTCAAGTCGTGTATGATAAAGGTGTTGTTTGCGAGAAGCTAAAAGTAGTTTTACCGTGAATAGAAAGCGTTTCAtctaaaagaaggaaatggaatCTCATCACTATTTGACTACagccattttattttatcaatgATTGTAACGGGCCGCGTATATATGCCTGATTGCTATCTGTCCGTGTTTCTTTTACTAAAAGCAATCAGGCATCTGAGTATACGCCCGTCCCTCTATCCCTCCCCTCCTCTCCTTACAAGCTATACAACTTGCGTTATTACATGAACTATGTTCTCCAGACATTACTAAAAGGTGTTGTTGTCCAGGATACTGTCAGAGGCCCTCAAAGGCTAGATTCCTGGAAGGAATATCGAATCTTTGGCAGCAAACATCATTAATGATGAAATGCCGgtcactatcgagtgaactccaagaAGACTCCAAGACCATCTATTGCGGCGATGCTGGTGAAAGGAAAGGAGGCTGCGCAATAGCTGCAataggaacgattacaacatcCTTGTGGAGGAGTTTGGCTCGTCAAGATGCGCTTTTCtacgattgcgggatcgcagacgactcaaactctggatcTGTAAAtgatcacacacacacacacacctatTTAGACCGCTGAGAACAACAACAAGGACGTTCCTTGATTACGTTTCGACAAGGAACATCCCCATGTCGGGTATCCAAGAATGTAGAGTTGTCAGGGACGTCACATTCGATTTCGACCACTGCCTAGCTCTTCTCAGCTTGAAAGCAaggttccagaaaagaagcCGCGGTTCAGGAGGAGTCAAGTAGGATTTTCAAACATCGCAAAGAAACCATCCGCGATGAACAAGTCGTCATTCGTTCAACTATCAACGATTGAGGTGTTTTTTGACAGGAGTAATCGAAACGTGGAAGCAACATACAGTTGAGCACTGTCCCGTTGATGTCGCCTTAACACCACCGGTTTCCTCCTTGGTCGATCGAGTACGCCGATACTGTAGTAGTTTTCGTTCCAAGTAGTGCAAAGTTGCAACATGTCGTCAACTTCGTATCGAAATTAATTGCATGAGCTGACAAATGCAAGCAGACTCTCCTCAAAGTTGATCAGGACCACCAAATTAACTcgtggataaaggataaaaggataaagtgtctggcgttaatcaatccgcttgggatgcgctcccacgttcacttgaaatcagaatcgtttgaggtttacgaacgtgtaactggcctatacaatgacttgcggtggctagccgacgtGTTAagccaatgtttttatcctcccagacaagtctggtacaaatttatcgaccctggagggatgaaaggcttggtgagcactggggcggattcgaacctccgatcgatcgtgaaccaggaagcggaacctccaaccgctacactacacccgcccttaactcgtggatgagttctaTTATTTGGTTGTATGCCAAAGAACGAAGgtagctacgagagagatattcagcaaagaggAGCCTCTTTGATCTAGTGCCTGTGGTCGGCCCTTATCGCCATTGATTGTCAGGCTGCAAGTGTACCAAACTGCAATTCGTCCCATCATGATCAAAAAATCGGAGACGTGTCGGTTGCTTGGAAAAGAAGATGCTTAGGAGAAAACTTGGCTACATCTGCCCAATGatgtgccataacgaagaactttacgaAGAGATGGATACGATGTATCGGCGAATCACAtgaggaaaacatcaacatctcgCCTATACCTCTAAAGTAGTCGCAGAAAAACGTTCTCGCTTTCTTGGTCACATTATTACGAACAAATGAGATCGGCTTTTCCACGTTGTCTTGAGGAATTTTCTGTAGGTTAGCGTCTTCCCAAAAGCATAAATTTTGTGGATTGACCGGCCAGATGTCTCACACGTCACAACAGTATGTTATGAAGAATAATTCTTCCTTAATCTGCATATTAGGGGATACCTGCATGAGGATCggaatcggtaagaggttccaatGTGAGTGCacggtcgacggttcgaaactactaagcctttcatcctctcGGGATCGAAAAGTTGGTATCAAACTTGtctagaaggataaaaaacactgattcgACACATTGGTTCCCCCTTGCAATTCACTGTATGTGCACATGGTTACACTACAGCGAATTGCAAGGGTTTGAAAGTGAGCACACGCGTCCatgaacttcaaacgatttgAAGTCGGATGCGGCACGCCCCACagagattgatcaacgccgtgcactttatcctttcactCCTAACATCTCTGAACGTTCTTTAACGGTTAAGTGCAAATGTCTAATAGTTCTTCTACTTGCCGAAAACAAAAGATTGGCTACAGCCAAGAGGAAACCGAGTGAATCTCTGAAAGTAGCATCTTACCCAAGTAGTTCCCGTCACCTGCatatgaaataatttaaatataacaaaataatctTGTAGTAGGTGCAAGATTTCGCCAATCCAAAAATGTCTTAGACGATTGTTTCTGAGAGACTGCAAAAGTAGGACTCAAGGCACTAGCGGCATTGTTATGGAATAATAGCAACCGCGATTTCGAACAACCACACATCTGTctggcgcaaaaaaaaagtttttaaggGTGGTAAAGAATTAGGGAAGCATAAATCATTTTAGTGTACTACTCACTTTTTCTGATGATTCACAATGATGCACTTAGCAATGAGTTACGATCAgagatgagaaaataaataatgacaatTCTCGAAGCCTCCCACTGGGAGGTTCTTGGAGGTTTGCAAATgaccattttttaaatctttgtACGCAGCAAATAAGTCGCTGTGATAGCATCTTCTATAC
Coding sequences within it:
- a CDS encoding hypothetical protein (NECATOR_CHRIV.G13999.T1); the encoded protein is MVVAALALAFAVWELANAGTAFGPPKLLAQPPEEVWYQLDDNLSPHARPTLKCQASENAESFAWFKNGVPLKVGGDIEWVRAGQSGSIQFVRPRRHHEGYYQCFVSNIFGTAVSNKVHLRLGALEHFPQRPVRRIQVIEGESLTVDCVAPRGIPPPTLFWLYRDTEQGSVIETIRRRHITVDGDGRLQFSFVELHDGRPNLVYECAAASPVLHGEYRSGDHVQLEVTKREGPVEEEVHKLYVSPGEVTVKAGGTLRLQCIFGGSPLPVVFWSKVDGNLPKSRLKDLTSPESDYGKTLLVENVHPEDAGRYECRAGDLSHSVNVRVLAAPYWDFDPPKDIEQSEESTTELECLASGRPAPIVRWSMNGKPLHELGEDPRRLLLDNGRVLRLSSLNHDLDTGVYQCNASNPLGYVYANAFVNVKAHAPRFLMPTHRVWKVVLRSTVSLNCDVEAAPDPVVRWVDADDTPLRVIEGKTQLLANNTFIIHDLSSADEGLYYCNVSNKYGIGRATNRLQVFKPTYFVKIPSPQKLVLEAGSSAELHCEAVADPRLEIHYKWTINGRLINESSVFHVLSDRLRINSVRGRHSGTVDCAAITDVDVKLASMKLIVKDVPAHPIVEPVICSERKAVIKWRAADEHGDHIKKYTVEMHTDFRKNVWERVVDELNIEKEFFEADVTLTPWVNYTFRVIAENAHGRSDLNAALDDEDLMQTVSCQTRPSFPYSNPSNVRADGTEADNLVVYWTPMDKYYWNAPNLQYLVRYKLNEPHSAWTEFLVEDSMANHTIIREQPTFREFLVQVRAVNAIGPSILEPETIKGFSGEDVPEFPPSNFKIEKVVNFSSVIFGWEPVPESSVRGHFRGYEIEFWRDTLPARKYRLLIPSTQSKKLITTLSANSNYTAVIRTKNRRHASEPSPAIHLTTPEGLPSKVHNMRVFAVGAHAILTLWEPPKHPNGQLRGYFLSFESEKNETEETYVLHRQMAYLHEKCEPDSVYKVSVWGETSAGEGARTVRPVRTWPTRNPDPPVFEVKNVLLDRVEVEWKPSNHNVWRMPGSAFFVNYSLADSTEYFESPMIYLPHERLTITGLREGSKYQLTGVSKDGNRMSYSQPKFVTTMSSESVSHLNQESLRNAAWFIAVLCAVAIALLSILVTCCCEERRGGNYAVRRKEMEIGHQLETDEERQFLEYQYGYKT